In Sphingomonas sp. BGYR3, the genomic stretch GTGCCGGGTTCGCATACTTCGGCAAGCGCGTTGATGTCGTTCAGCGGATCGCCGCTTTCCGACAGGTCGACGAACAGGACGTTGGGGCTGGCGGAAACCGACAGCGTCTGGACCGCGTTGCGCAGCCCGCCCTTGTTCACCTTTTCCGGCGGCCAGCCCATTTCGATGGCGACGGGGCGCAGCGCCTCTGCGGTGGTTTCGTCACACACAAAGGCCACGAAGGGATCGCGATTGCCCGCGCGTGCGGGATTCCATGGCGCGTTCATTACTTGCCCCCCGTGGATTCGTTCTTGAGCCCGGCCGCGCCGGTCGATGGCGCCTTGCGATAGGTTTCGATGGCCTTGGCCGCGATCGCCGGATCGGTCGTGCCGCTGCCCGGCTGACCGCGCACCAGATCGGCCGGGTTGGCGATCATGGAGGCGAGGTTGCCGTTGATCGCGCAGCCATGGTTGGGATGGGTGTGGCCATCGCCATTGGTTGCGTCGAAATCGCGGAAATTGGGGCAGTTCGGCACACTGGCGCTGAACCGGCTGACAACGATTCGAGCCGTGCCGGGCGTGACCGCACCGGTGGTCACCGGCGCGACCGTTTCGACGAACAGGCCATAGCGTTGTGCCTGAGCCGACACCTGGGCGCGCACGCCCGGATCGCCGCTGGGGTCATCCAGCGCGACGCGGTCGCCATAGGCCACCTGAAGCGTGCGCATCCAGCCGTCCAGCCGGTCGATTTCGCCCGATGCCAGTCCCGACGGGCCGGTTGCCACGTCAAAGGCGTAATCCGCGCGGGTCACGACCGGCTGATTGACCGATTCAAGGCCGCGCGTCGCATCGTTGCAGCCCGCAAGCAGCACCAGCGCCGCAATCGCCGCCTGTGTCCGGAATGATGAAGGCTTGAACATGGTAACGATCCCTTCTGGCATCAATTCGCGGCGGTGAAGCCGGGAGCGGCGGAAACCGGGCGGCCCTTGGCGGGCTTTGCCGGACCCTGGGCGGGCTGAACGTTGCGCTGCACCGGAAAGGCCGGGGGCAGGCCGGGGCCGGCGGGCAGCGCGGCGTTGGGCGCAGGCGTTGCCTGGGCACCGATGGCCGGTTCGCCGCCGCCCTGCGCCATGGTCGGCACCGGGCGCGGGGCGCCATCGCCGGTCGACAGCTGACCCAGCAGCACGCGGCCCAGATCGGTCGGCGCCTTGATCCCGTCGGTCGGCAGATGGATGTCCGCCATGTTGTTTACCGGTTTGACCAGATACGGGGTCACCACGATCACAAGTTCGGTTTCGTTCCGTTGAAACGCGTTCGACCGGAACAGCGAGCCGATGATCGGGATGTCGCCAGCCCCAGGCGTTTTGTCGATCAGGTTATTGTGGGTGTTTTGCATAAGCCCACCGATCATCATCGACTGGCCGGATCCAAGTTCCACCGTCGTCTCGGCGCGCCGTGTCGTCAGCGCTGGGATCTGCGTGCCGCCGATCGTCACGGAACCCGCGGACGTCAGCTGCGATACTTCGGGCCGCACACGGAGTGAGATACGCCCGTCCGACAGGACGGTCGGAGTATAGGTCAGGCTGACACCATATTGTTTGTATTCGACCGCTACTGCGCCCAGCCCTTGGTTGACAAGAATTGGAATTTCGCCGCCAGCCAGGAAGCTCGACGTTTCGCCTGACAAAGCGGTCAGATTCGGGTTAGCCAACGTAGTCACCTGGCCGTTGATTTCTCCCAGGTCGAGCGCACCAAGGATGTCCAGACCGAGAAACTTGGTCAGTCCGCCGATTGTTGTTCGCTGGCTGCCCTGGCTAATATTGGTGCCGGGAGTCAGTGTTGGCGTGCCGTCGATCGGGCTCGGGATGACGCTTTCCGGCGCGCTACCGACACCAAGACCCAGACGCGGGTCGAGATTGTAACTGGCTGCGGGATTGCGTCCGCTACCAATGCCAAACTTGAACCCGCCGGTGCTGTCGATGGTTGTCAGATTCATGCCGATATTCTTGGCAAAGTTGCGGTTCACCTCGGCGATCTTCACCTGCAGGTTGACCTGAAGCGGTGTTGCGGTGTTGAGCCGCGAGAGCACCTGAGTCCCTTCGCCGATATAGGCTTTGACCAGCCGTTCCGCCTCCGCAACGTCGTTGGGATGTTTGACCGTGCCGGTGAGCAGCATGACGCCGTTCATCGCGGTGGCCGTGATCTGCGCATCAGGCATGGTGACCGCCAGCATTTCGGCAACGCTGGTGATGTTGTTGCCCACGCGGATCGTGGCGGAATAGACGACGCGGCCTGCCTTGTTGGTGGCATAGACCGTGGTCTGGCCCGGCGCCTTGCCGAACAGATAGATCTGTGTCGGCGAGCGGACCTGCACATCGGCGACCGCGTCATTGGCGACGAATAGGTCGGACATGGGCGCAGCCAGCGTGACCATCCGGCCCTGACCGGTCGGCACCTGAACCACGTCAGGCGTGGCGGCGACGGACTGGGCGGCGAGCGGCGCGGCGACAGGCGCGACGATCGTGGCGGCAAGGGCGACGATGCTGACGGCCCCCCGCGCGGCGTTGACGACGTATCCCATTACTTGGTCCCCCCGACCGGAACTTCGGTCACGTTGTTGCCGCGAGCGACACGCACCACCGGCCCCCGCACCACGGCGGGCGCGCCGCCGGGGAAGCTGGACTGGGGAGGCGGGGCCGCAGCAGCGGAAGCCCCTTCGGTCGCGGGCTTTCCAGGCACCGAGCTGCGCTGGAAGCGCGACACGTCGGCACCGGTGGAAAAGGTTGCCTTGCCCTCGATCGGCCGGCTGGCGGCGCGGGCCAGCATGGCCTTTTCCGCCTTGGGATCGTTGGACTGCGGCACATCGATGTCGCCATTGGCGATCGCTTCCTCAAGCTCGCCCGCATTGTCGGCGATCGAGCGCAGCGACAGCGACAGGGTGCCCAGCGTCTGGGCAACGGCGATTTTCTCGGCGATCGTGGGCGTCGCCTCGACCGTGACCGAGGAATAGGTGTTGACGACGGTATTGCCCTTGTCGTCGGTTTCCTTGTCCGTGCTCTGGTCGGTGGCCAGCACGCGCAGGTTGCGCAGCACGGTTTCCGAAACCTTCAGCGGCGGGCCATCGCCGCCGCCGGGAACCGACTGGGTCAGCACCAGGTCGACCCGGTCGCCCGGAAAGACGAATCCGGCAACCGCGCTTTGTGCGGACACCGGCACGGTGACGGCGCGCATGCCCGGGCCAAGCGCAGCGGCCAGGAAGCCGCGATCGCCCGGCTTGACCAGCGCGCCCTGCGCGATCGGCTGACCCGCCGGAATGGCGAAGCGCACGACCGTGCCCTGCAGCTTGGCAAGGTCGGTTTCCGGGCCTTCGACGAAATAGGCACCCTCGACCAGTTCAGCGGGCCAGGGTTGAAACTTCATGGCGGAGGCATCGAGGATCGTGCCGACCGGCAGTGCCTTGGTCGCCACCAGCACCTTTGGCCCGGTGACCGGGGCCGGTTGCGGGGCAGTAAGGCCGATGCTGGCCGTCGCCTGAGGCGCGGCCGATCCGAGAATCAGGCTGCGCGCCAGAAATGCAGTGAGCGCCGCGACGATCAGCGCGCCCACCAGAAGCATGATTTTCCGTCCGTCCATGACGCAAGCAGCCTTTCCGATGCCGGTCCGGGATTTTTCCCGGTCCGATCAGTCACCCAAAATGGTAAAAATTTGGTTCACTAAGGATCATCAGGGTCGCTGCAGCGATCGCGACCCCATAGGGAATTTCCGGCCGGCCCTCGCGTTTCAGCCGCCAATGGTCGATCACCATGATCAGCGTCAGCACGCCGCCAAAGATCGACATGAGCACCAGCATCCAGACGAGCGCGCCCACCGGCAGCCAAAGGGCAAGCGCGGCGATCATCTTGACATCGCCGCCGCCCATCATCCCCAGATGAAAGGCGAACCAGAACAGGAACAGCGTGCCGAAGCCCAGCGCCAGCTGGATCGCCATGTCGGGCCAGGGATCAAGGCCGATCGCAAACCACCACGGCACGGCCAGCAGCGCGACGCCGCCATTTTTCCAGTTCGCGATCTCGCGCCTTTGCAGATCCTCGATCCCGGCCGAGACCAGGAACAAGAGCAAGATGCCCACCAGAACGAGCGGTGCGTATTCCCCCATAACGCTTCAGCTCTAGACGGGATGGCTTATCAAAACGTAACCAGCGGCCATGGCCCATGCCGCATATGCCCGACGCGCGATCCCCGACGACGCCCGGATCACCCGGTGGTCAGCGCCCGACGGATGGACGCTGCGCTGCTTTGCTTGGCCCCAGCCGGCGAGCAGCACGCCGCGCGGGTCGATCCTGTTTCAGGGCGGGCGGGGCGACATCATCGAAAAATATCTGGAGGCGTTCGGCCATTGGCACAGCCGCGGCTGGACGATCACGGCGTTCGATTGGCGGGGGCAGGGCGGATCGGGACGGCTGACCCGCGATCCCCATTGTGGGCATATCGACGATTTTGCGCAGTATATCGCTGACTTCCGTGCCTTTCACGCTGAATGGCGGGGCGCGGTGCCGGGCCCGCATATCGTCATCGGCCATTCGATGGGCGGGCACCTGTTGCTGCGGGCGATGCTGGAGGGGGCGGCCCGGCCGGATGCCGCCATCCTGATCGCGCCGATGCTGGGCCTGAAAGGGCCGTTCGGGCCGTGGCTGGGCGAGCGGATCGCGCGGGCGATGGGCCGCATCGGACCGCCCGAACGCCGCGCGTGGAAGGGGAATGAGCGGCCCTTTACCACCGATACCCGCGCCGAATTGCTGACCCACGATCCCGACCGATATGCCGACGAGCTGTGGTGGCAGGCAGCGCAGCCCGAGCTGGTGACCGGCCCGCCAAGCTGGCATTGGGTGGCGGAAGCGCTCCGGTCGACCAACGCGATGCGCCATGATCCGCGGGTGGCGGGCATGGCTGTACCGACGCTGATGCTGGTCGCGGATGCCGATGCGCTGGTCGATCCGCGCACGGCCATTGCCATTGGCGAGCGGATGCCCGATGCGCGCATCGTCCGGTTCGGAGCGGAGGCGGCGCATGAGCTGCTGCGCGAGTCGGATGCCGTGCGCAACCGCGCGCTGGCCGAAATCGACCTGTTCCTGGAGGCGCGCGCGCCCGCATGAGTTCCGACCGGTTCGACATCGCCATCGTCGGCGCAGGCATTGCCGGGGCCAGCCTGGCCGCGTTCCTGGCGCCCCATGCCCGCGTCCTGTTGCTGGAGGCGGAGGAGCAGCCGGGATATCATGCGACGGGGCGGTCCGCCGCCTTCTGGTCCGAAAGCTATGGCGGGCCGGGCATCCAGCCCCTGACCACCGCGTCCGGCCCGTGGCTGGCATCCCCGCCGGAAGCGTTTGGCGGCACCAGTTTCCTGAAGGACCGGGGCGAATTGTTCATCGGGCGGGAACAGGACCGGCCCGCGCTGGATGCGTTCATGGCCAGTTTCGCCGGCACTGGCGTGCCGCTGACCTGGACCGATCCGCGCGGCGTGGTGCCGGGATTGCGGCCGGAATGGACGCTGGCGGTGACCGAGCCGACCTGCATGGACATTGATGTCGGCGCGCTGCACGGCCAGTGCCTGGGCGTTGCCCGGCGGGGCGGGGTGCGCGTGGCGACGCTGGCGGCGCTGGAGCGGGCGCGCAGCGGGTGGCGGCTGGAAACGCGGGGCGGCGCGTTCGAGGCGGACCTGCTGGTCAACGCGGCCGGTGCCTGGGCCGATGAGGTGGCGCGCATAGCGGGCGTGACCCCGGTGGGCATCCGCCCCTATCGCCGGACGATGGTGCAGTTGCGCGTCGATCCGCCCGCGCCGATGGACATGCCGCTGATCCGCGATGCGAGCGACCAGTTCTATTTCAAGCCGGAAGCGGGCGGGCGCATCTGGTTGTCGCCGCATGACGAGGTGCCGGACGATCCGCGCGATGCCGCGCCGGAGGAGCTGGACGTGGCCATCGCGATCGACCGGTTCGAACAGGCGGTTGACTGGCGGATCGAGGCGGTGGAGCGCAAATGGGCCGGCCTGCGCAGCTTTGCCCCCGACCGGTTGCCGGTGTACGGGTTCGACCCGCGCGTCACCGATTTCTACTGGTTCGCCGGACAGGGCGGGTTTGGCATCCAGACCGCACCGGCCGCCGCGATGATCGCATCGTCGCAGCTGTTGTCCATGCCGCCCGACCCCGCCATCGCGGGGATCGAGGCAGAGCGATATCATCCGTCGCGGTTCGGCCTGACCTGATCCCGTTTCCGCATCCCGTTGCCGGTGACGGGGGCTTGCGATAGCCTGCTTATCCTGTCCGACGCCCACCGGAGGTGAGTGATGCGTATCGCGATTGCCTTGACCCTTGGACTTGCGGCCATGATGCCGGCCACCGCGCAGCAGGCGGAGCCGTTCGACGTCAAGGCGGCGATCAACCGGCTGGCGTTCGATCCGGCGCGATATTTCACGTTCGAAAGCGCACAGGACCTGATGCGCGTCACCTATCGCGGCGATGATTATGATTTCCCGGTCTGGTCGCTGACGATCCGCAACGGATGCCAGGCGGAGCCGCGCCTGCCGCCCTGTTTCAAGCAGCGGATCGCGCGGATGGTGCGTGCCCCGGTTCCGGCCGAGGGGGCGGAGCGGCCCCGCTGGCGCGGCATGGCGCTGGTCGCGGCGCTGGAGGGTGCCAGGACCGAGGCGGAGGTCGCCGACCGACTGGACAAGGCGGGGCTGGACTGGGTGGAGGCGGACCTGACCGCCTGTCCGGGCGCGATGGATGCCCTGAAGGCGATGGCCGAAGTGCGCTGGCCATCGCCCAACCCCCTGTTGCCCAGCGACGATTTTCCGCCGCTGGCGCTTCACGCGGACAAGGTGACGGTGGACATCCCGACCTTTCTGCACGCCGTGCGCTATTCCGGGGCGGCATTCAAAGGATCGCCGGGTGAAGCGGCGGTACTGCTGGCGCAGACGCTGGAGCCGTGCTGGAAGCCGAGCGCCGCGCCTGTCCCGTGGCGGAACCCTGCGCCCAGGCGATAGCAACATCCGGTTGGATTTCGTTTCGGCCACGATAAGCTGCAATCATCGGGACTCACCCGAGAGGAGGCTGACATGGCGCACAAGTTCGTGATCGAGAAGAACAAGGCCGGCGAGTTCGTTGCGAAGTTCAAATACAACGCCGAAACGATTTTCTGGACCGAAGGCTATAGCAGCAAGGCATCGGCCAAGAATGCCATCGAATCGATCCTGAAGAATGGCCCCGCCGCCGAGGTCGAGGATCATTCGGCGGATTGATCCGCGCCGGAGCGCGCCGTTCCCCGGCCGGTGTCGGGGAACGGGCGTGAACCCCTTCAACCGGACGAAGGGGTGACGCGGCGGGGGACGCTGGGCTAAAGAAGCGGGCGAGTTTCCCCCGCTGGAGTGTTCCCCATGTCGTTCGAAATCCCCTACACCGCGGAACAGGGCCGGTATGACGGCCGGATGCCCTATCGCCGGTGCGGCGTCAGCGGGCTTGACCTGCCCGCGATCAGCCTGGGCCTGTGGCAGAATTTCGGCGGCACCGACGTGTTCGAAACCGGCCGGGCGATGATCCGCCGGGCGTTCGACCGGGGCGTCACGCATTTCGACCTGGCCAATAATTACGGCCCACCCTTTGGATCGGCCGAGGAGAATTTCGGCCGCGTGCTGGCCAAGGACCTGGCCGCGCATCGCGATGAGCTGATCATCTCGTCCAAGGCGGGGTGGGACATGTGGCCCGGCCCCTATGGCGGGATCGGGGGCAGCCGCAAATATCTGATTGCGTCGTGCGACCAGAGCCTGAAGCGAATGGGCCTGGACTATGTCGACATCTTTTATTCCCACCGGGTCGATCCCACGACCCCGCTGGAAGAGACGATGGGCGCGCTGGCCAGCCTGCACCAACAGGGTAAGGCGCTGTATGTCGGCATTTCCAGCTATTCCCCCGAACTGACCCGGCAGGCGGCGGCGATCCTGAAAGAGCACAAGGTGCCGCTGCTGATTCATCAGCCGAGCTATTCCATGCTGAACCGGTGGATCGAGGATGAGCTGCTGGACACGCTGGAGCAGCTTGGCACCGGCTGCATCGCCTTTTCCCCGCTGGCGCAGGGGATGCTGAGCAACAAATATCTGAACGGCATTCCCGACGATGCCCGCATCCGCCGTTCGGGTTCGATTGGCGAGGATATGCTGAACGAGGATAATCTGACCCGCATCCGCAAGCTCAATGAGATTGCGGCGGCGCGGGGCCAGACGCTGGCACAGATGGCGATTGCATGGGTGCTGCGCGATCCGCGCGTGACCAGCGCGCTGATCGGGGCGCGGACGGTGGAGCAGCTCGACAATTCGCTGGATGCGGTCAACAACCTTGCGTTCAGCGAAGCAGACCTGGCGGCAATCGATCCATGGGCCAGCGAGGGCGCGATCGATCACTGGAAGGTGTCGAGCACGGTGCGCGAACTGCCTGCCGCCTGATGCGCTGCCGCGACGGGGCCGGGGTCAGCGATCGACGATCAGGTCGACATCGCTGGCATCGGCCCCGCGCGCGGTGATCCGCGCGGTAAAGGCGGTGCCGTCGCGCTGTTTGCCGATCAGCAGGTGCTGCGTCCCGTCGCTTTCGTGGCGCGGGGCAAAGCCGGCCTGCTGTGCGCGGGCATAGATCCAGTCGATCATCGTGGCGGCCGGGACAGGCGTCGAATAGCTGACGGCACGCACCCGGCAGGACGGGCCGTCGATGCCCGCCGCCTCAGCCACCGCGGCAGCGGGGTGGAGCGGCAGATCGGCCGGCAGGCGAGCGGCCCAGCGGGCCGACGGGGCCAGCGGGCCGCACGGCTTCATCGCCGCTGCATCGGCCAGCATGGTCAGCGTCTCGCTGGCCGCGATGGCGGCGCAGCGGGGGCAGGCATCGGGGCGCGGCGCACTGGTCAGCCGTTCCGCAGGACCGGCCGGACGGGCGGCGACGAAATCGGGCGCGACCGGCGCGGCATAGGGTTCGGCCGGGGGGCGGATCGCATCGCCATTCGCCTGCGACGCCAGCGAGGGATCGACCATGATCGGTTCTTCAAGCGCGGCGGCGATCACCGGGTCGGGCGTGGCGGCGGTGTCGAGCAGCGCGCCGGCGGCTTCGGTGCGTGCGGCATCGGGCGACGCACCCCCGCACGCGGCCAGCGCAGCGGCAAGCAACAGTGGCAGGGCAAACGACAGGGCGGCACGCATCGCGCAACTCCATGGGGTCTGCCGCGTTCATGGCCCGGAATGGTTAAGGATCCGTCCTATTGCCGGGACGGTGCGGCAGCAAAGCGCGGCAGATGCCGCCGCCGTGCCATTGCCGGCGACCGGGCGACCCCCATGTTTTGAACGTATCGAACATTCAAGGAGATCATCATGGCAACGCGGGCGATGGAAAAGCAGGGGACCAACCACTGGCTGTGGATCGGCGCGGGCGCGCTGGCCGTGGGCGCAGCGGCGGTCGCTGCCAAGCGCCTGGCCAGCAGCGGCGAACAGCCGGAATATCAGACGATCACCGCCGATGGCGCGTTCAGCATCCGCGCCTATCCCCCGCTGGTGGTGGCCGAAACGCGCCAGTACGGGATGCGGGAGCCGTCGTTGCGGCGCGGGTTCGGGATGCTGGCCGATTACATCTTTGCCAAGGAACGGCCGGGCGAAAAGATCGCGATGACCGCGCCCGTGCTGAGCGACACCGATCAGGGCGCGTGGCGCACCCGGTTCGTGCTGCCGGCCCGCTATTCCGCCGAAGCGGCCCCGACGCCGCAGGCCGGGGTAAGCATTGCCACGCTGCCCGCGCGGCGCGTGGCGGCGGTGCGGTTTTCCGGCGTGGCGGACGACGCGGTGCTGGCCGATCAGGAAGCGCGGCTGCGCCGGTGGGTCTATGATCGCGGCCTGGTCCCCGCCGGCCCGGCAGAGCACGCATTCTATAACGCGCCCTTCGTTCCCGGGCTGCTGCGCCGGAACGAGGTGCTGATCGCGCTGGCGGACTAGACCCCGCCGCCGCGTTGCGCGATCATGGCGCGGAACGGGAGGCGCAGGCGATGCTGAATTTACTATCCATCCTGATCGGGATCGTGACCCTGGTACTGGTCGCCATCGCGTTTTTCCCGCTGCTGGGCTGGGCCAACTGGCTGTTCCTGCCCCTGGCCGTGATCGGGGCGGGCATCGGCGCGCTGTCCGACCGCAATGGCGGCCGGAACCTGAACCTGGTGGTGCTGGCGATCGGGACGTTGCGCCTGATCCTGGGCGGCGGCGTCTTCTGATCCGTCAGATGCGCCGGTTGCCCGGATAGGCGAAGTAAAGCACGGCATCGTCGCTGGCCGTCAGCCGGGTGGCCCCGGTGAAGGTCAGACATTCGCCCGCCTGCCACGCGACATCGCCCGCCGTGCCGGTGCCGGTGACGGGCACGAACCAGCCGGTCACGCCATCGGGCAGGGTGACTTCGCGCGTGCCGCCCGGCCAGCGTTCCAGCACGAATTTCGGCCCCTCGGCCAGCAATTCGCGGTCCGGCGCGACGCGGCCGGGGGCGGGCAGTGCCTCGAACGGGCGGGGCACGGACACCGCGACGCCATCGTCCAGGTGAAGCTCGCGCGGGCGGCCATAATCATAGAGGCGATAGGTCAGGTCGACATTCTGCTGCACCTCGACCAGCGTGATGCCCGCGCCGATGGCATGGACGGTCCCCGCCTCAGAATAGAAATAGTCGCCCGCCTTGACCGGTTTCCAGTCGAGCAGATGTTCGATCGACCCGTCCAGCGATGCGGCGCGCAGTTCATCGCTGGTCATCGGGGCCAGCGTGCCGAGCGCGATGGTCGAATCGGGTTCGGCGGCCAGGATGATCCAAGCCTCATCCTTGCCGCGCGCATGGCCGCGTGCCTGTGCCTGACCATCGTTCGGATGCACCTGAACCGACAGTTTTTCGCTGGTGAACAGATATTTGATCAGCAGGTCCGGCTGATCGCCGTCCGGCGTCTGAAACCAGATTTCGCCGACCGGATCGCCGTCCGGGGCCGGATCGGCAAAGCAGGGCCACAGCGTGTGGCGGCCCCAGGGCTTTTCGACGCGATGCGTGGTCAGGCGAGTTGCGGGCATGGACGATGATCCTGTGTTACCTGTCGGCTGCGGTGCCGGTTCACCAACGCCTGATGCCCCATTGCGCCGCATTGCGGCAAGCGGGCATCAAAAATCGTTGGTAGCGGCGGCGACGCTTCGCTACACACCCGCCATGGCCCTGTTCCCGTTCCGCCCCCTTTCCGCCGTGGCGCTTGGCGCGCTTGTCCTCACCAGCGCGTGCAGCAAGACGACCGGCAATGCCGACACGCCCTATATCGCGCGCGACGTGGGCACGTTGTATTCCACCGCCAAGCAGCGGCTGGACCGCAACCAGTACAAGCTGGCCGCCGCGCTGTTCGACGAGGTGGAGCGGCAGCACCCTTATTCCGTATGGGCGCGCCGGGCACAGCTGATGGGGGCATTCAGCTATTATCTGGATCAGGATTATACCAAGGCGATTCAGGGCGCTCAGCGGTTTCTGGCGATCCATCCGGGCAACCGCGATGCGCCCTATGCCTATTATCTGATCGCGCTGAGCTATTACGAACAGATTTCCGACGTGCAGCGCGACCAGAAGATCACCGATCAGGCGCTGAGCGCGCTGGGCGAGCTGATCCGCCGCTATCCCACCAGCC encodes the following:
- the cpaB gene encoding Flp pilus assembly protein CpaB, whose protein sequence is MDGRKIMLLVGALIVAALTAFLARSLILGSAAPQATASIGLTAPQPAPVTGPKVLVATKALPVGTILDASAMKFQPWPAELVEGAYFVEGPETDLAKLQGTVVRFAIPAGQPIAQGALVKPGDRGFLAAALGPGMRAVTVPVSAQSAVAGFVFPGDRVDLVLTQSVPGGGDGPPLKVSETVLRNLRVLATDQSTDKETDDKGNTVVNTYSSVTVEATPTIAEKIAVAQTLGTLSLSLRSIADNAGELEEAIANGDIDVPQSNDPKAEKAMLARAASRPIEGKATFSTGADVSRFQRSSVPGKPATEGASAAAAPPPQSSFPGGAPAVVRGPVVRVARGNNVTEVPVGGTK
- a CDS encoding DUF1508 domain-containing protein; amino-acid sequence: MAHKFVIEKNKAGEFVAKFKYNAETIFWTEGYSSKASAKNAIESILKNGPAAEVEDHSAD
- a CDS encoding CpaD family pilus assembly protein, yielding MFKPSSFRTQAAIAALVLLAGCNDATRGLESVNQPVVTRADYAFDVATGPSGLASGEIDRLDGWMRTLQVAYGDRVALDDPSGDPGVRAQVSAQAQRYGLFVETVAPVTTGAVTPGTARIVVSRFSASVPNCPNFRDFDATNGDGHTHPNHGCAINGNLASMIANPADLVRGQPGSGTTDPAIAAKAIETYRKAPSTGAAGLKNESTGGK
- a CDS encoding FAD-binding oxidoreductase gives rise to the protein MSSDRFDIAIVGAGIAGASLAAFLAPHARVLLLEAEEQPGYHATGRSAAFWSESYGGPGIQPLTTASGPWLASPPEAFGGTSFLKDRGELFIGREQDRPALDAFMASFAGTGVPLTWTDPRGVVPGLRPEWTLAVTEPTCMDIDVGALHGQCLGVARRGGVRVATLAALERARSGWRLETRGGAFEADLLVNAAGAWADEVARIAGVTPVGIRPYRRTMVQLRVDPPAPMDMPLIRDASDQFYFKPEAGGRIWLSPHDEVPDDPRDAAPEELDVAIAIDRFEQAVDWRIEAVERKWAGLRSFAPDRLPVYGFDPRVTDFYWFAGQGGFGIQTAPAAAMIASSQLLSMPPDPAIAGIEAERYHPSRFGLT
- a CDS encoding type II and III secretion system protein family protein; translated protein: MGYVVNAARGAVSIVALAATIVAPVAAPLAAQSVAATPDVVQVPTGQGRMVTLAAPMSDLFVANDAVADVQVRSPTQIYLFGKAPGQTTVYATNKAGRVVYSATIRVGNNITSVAEMLAVTMPDAQITATAMNGVMLLTGTVKHPNDVAEAERLVKAYIGEGTQVLSRLNTATPLQVNLQVKIAEVNRNFAKNIGMNLTTIDSTGGFKFGIGSGRNPAASYNLDPRLGLGVGSAPESVIPSPIDGTPTLTPGTNISQGSQRTTIGGLTKFLGLDILGALDLGEINGQVTTLANPNLTALSGETSSFLAGGEIPILVNQGLGAVAVEYKQYGVSLTYTPTVLSDGRISLRVRPEVSQLTSAGSVTIGGTQIPALTTRRAETTVELGSGQSMMIGGLMQNTHNNLIDKTPGAGDIPIIGSLFRSNAFQRNETELVIVVTPYLVKPVNNMADIHLPTDGIKAPTDLGRVLLGQLSTGDGAPRPVPTMAQGGGEPAIGAQATPAPNAALPAGPGLPPAFPVQRNVQPAQGPAKPAKGRPVSAAPGFTAAN
- a CDS encoding heme-binding protein; this encodes MATRAMEKQGTNHWLWIGAGALAVGAAAVAAKRLASSGEQPEYQTITADGAFSIRAYPPLVVAETRQYGMREPSLRRGFGMLADYIFAKERPGEKIAMTAPVLSDTDQGAWRTRFVLPARYSAEAAPTPQAGVSIATLPARRVAAVRFSGVADDAVLADQEARLRRWVYDRGLVPAGPAEHAFYNAPFVPGLLRRNEVLIALAD
- a CDS encoding prepilin peptidase, with the protein product MGEYAPLVLVGILLLFLVSAGIEDLQRREIANWKNGGVALLAVPWWFAIGLDPWPDMAIQLALGFGTLFLFWFAFHLGMMGGGDVKMIAALALWLPVGALVWMLVLMSIFGGVLTLIMVIDHWRLKREGRPEIPYGVAIAAATLMILSEPNFYHFG
- a CDS encoding class I mannose-6-phosphate isomerase, which codes for MPATRLTTHRVEKPWGRHTLWPCFADPAPDGDPVGEIWFQTPDGDQPDLLIKYLFTSEKLSVQVHPNDGQAQARGHARGKDEAWIILAAEPDSTIALGTLAPMTSDELRAASLDGSIEHLLDWKPVKAGDYFYSEAGTVHAIGAGITLVEVQQNVDLTYRLYDYGRPRELHLDDGVAVSVPRPFEALPAPGRVAPDRELLAEGPKFVLERWPGGTREVTLPDGVTGWFVPVTGTGTAGDVAWQAGECLTFTGATRLTASDDAVLYFAYPGNRRI
- a CDS encoding outer membrane protein assembly factor BamD, with amino-acid sequence MALFPFRPLSAVALGALVLTSACSKTTGNADTPYIARDVGTLYSTAKQRLDRNQYKLAAALFDEVERQHPYSVWARRAQLMGAFSYYLDQDYTKAIQGAQRFLAIHPGNRDAPYAYYLIALSYYEQISDVQRDQKITDQALSALGELIRRYPTSRYAADARLKQDLVRDHLAGKEMEVGRYYQQRGQWLSGTIRFRKVVDEFQTTSHAPEALMRLTECYLALGLRPEAVKTAAVLGANYPGTEWYERAYSLVRENVPDAPVTAARGS
- a CDS encoding alpha/beta hydrolase, whose product is MAHAAYARRAIPDDARITRWSAPDGWTLRCFAWPQPASSTPRGSILFQGGRGDIIEKYLEAFGHWHSRGWTITAFDWRGQGGSGRLTRDPHCGHIDDFAQYIADFRAFHAEWRGAVPGPHIVIGHSMGGHLLLRAMLEGAARPDAAILIAPMLGLKGPFGPWLGERIARAMGRIGPPERRAWKGNERPFTTDTRAELLTHDPDRYADELWWQAAQPELVTGPPSWHWVAEALRSTNAMRHDPRVAGMAVPTLMLVADADALVDPRTAIAIGERMPDARIVRFGAEAAHELLRESDAVRNRALAEIDLFLEARAPA
- the mgrA gene encoding L-glyceraldehyde 3-phosphate reductase; protein product: MSFEIPYTAEQGRYDGRMPYRRCGVSGLDLPAISLGLWQNFGGTDVFETGRAMIRRAFDRGVTHFDLANNYGPPFGSAEENFGRVLAKDLAAHRDELIISSKAGWDMWPGPYGGIGGSRKYLIASCDQSLKRMGLDYVDIFYSHRVDPTTPLEETMGALASLHQQGKALYVGISSYSPELTRQAAAILKEHKVPLLIHQPSYSMLNRWIEDELLDTLEQLGTGCIAFSPLAQGMLSNKYLNGIPDDARIRRSGSIGEDMLNEDNLTRIRKLNEIAAARGQTLAQMAIAWVLRDPRVTSALIGARTVEQLDNSLDAVNNLAFSEADLAAIDPWASEGAIDHWKVSSTVRELPAA